One Triticum dicoccoides isolate Atlit2015 ecotype Zavitan chromosome 3B, WEW_v2.0, whole genome shotgun sequence genomic window, GTGTTGTATGGAGATTTATTAGGTGGTCTTCGGTGCAGTCCGCGTAATTCGTAGGTCGGGTATTCAAACCTGAGGCTACTGTTAGAGGCTGATCCTTTGGTTGTTAGTCGCGGTCGATTACTGAATTTCAGTTGAGTCGTGTCGACTCTGATTATGGTCTGTTTGCTTTGAGGCGCCTCTGTTGACTGCTATCTCAGTCAGGCTTAACGGCTTGAGGAGATGACTAATCTTTGCACCAACATTGGATGTCTTGAACCGAACCATTCTAGTTAATTAGTGGTCATCTCAGAATGCAGAGTTATCACCAGGGGGAACATACGGGCGCTTCCATTGACAACCAAACAAACAATTGTTCAGTGAAGCTTACTTGGTTTCTAGGTTCCGTGATCCATAAGGGCAGCTTGTAATAGTGGACAAGATTCACAGCACAAACTCTGTTCTGTAGGCTGATGGTGTACTCATCTAAACATAGTGAACATTTGCATCTAAACATAGTGAAAATTTGCAACTCATTGTCTCTTTGAGCTACACTCTACATTGCACACTGTCAGATCTTAAATAAATCAAACTGTCACAGAATAACCTTAGGTGCAGCTGTGCAGGTGGTCAGGAAGTAAGAGAAATCATATGAATAAATGGTACTCCTTCTGTAAAGAAATATAGGAGTGTTTAGGTCACTACTTatatttagtgatctaaacactcctaTATTTCTTTATAGGGGGAGTACAAGTTACCAACCTGACGATCAAATTTATCACTTTTTAATCCAGGAAAACTTTCTGCTTTTCTTGATACTTGTATGTCACCAAATGCCAAATAAAGCACACTCGGTATCGTGTAATCTGGAGCATCCCTCGGATGAACATCTCAACAGTGCTACATGCAATCCAAAATGGCAGTGCTGTGCAGTAAGTTGTTTACTGTAAAACTGACACAATCATGTTGTCATATAAATGATTTCTTGAAATAACAGTTTTTTTCCTACACTCATTtgcattttaatgaatctatgaaaTACCTGTTTTGTTTGCTGATATATCTTTGCGACAACATTTATTatggccatttataaaatctggaAATGACTGCAGAAAGTTTGAGCTGCTTTTCAGAAACATCGAAAAGGTTGTTTATAGTTTCTTGTCATGACAAATGTGGACGGCATAGTCATCTGAGCCCATTTGTGACTTCTTAGCATCATTTCCCCTgatgctagtactccctccgtcccaaaattcttgtcttagatttgtctagatatggatgtatctaatactaaaacgtgacttgatacattcgtatttagacaaatctaagacaagaattttgggacggagggagtaattattaCTGGACTTCATCTTGGTATATATGACCTTTTAGAGATGAGATAAAGCATTTTCTCTGCTCTTTATAGCTGTCTGTTTTCAGAACAGTAGTTGTCATATTTTGCTAAAACAGTTGTGATCCTGTGATGGTATGCCCATCCGGGTTGCAAAAAGAAAGATTGCGGTGTAAGGTACACAATAAATAGGAAAAAAAAATACAATATCCCAGTTAAGAGTCAGTTTGGGGTTGCACAAGTTTTACTGCTGCCCGCCCATTTGGACTTGAACTGTCTTATGTTGCCCATGCTATTTTTTTGCAGTTCCTTACACATTCTAAATGATCCTCTGCAGATGTTGTGCGATCTGCGGTCGGCTTCACCATCTTCGCGGTGGTTCTCCTCACCTGGGCCACGACTTTCATCGTGGGAGGCGAGCGACTGTTCGGCCCGGTGTGGAAGGATCTCGTGATGTACAACGTCGCGGATAAGCTCGGTCTCACCGGATTCATGGGGTAGATTCCGCAGCGCTCATCGCTTCGAGAAAGGCTGACATGCTTTGCCCCGACCATTTGATGTCTCAGTGGTAGTACCCTGTGTGTGAATTGTGATGTTCTGGCATGTTGTTAGTCACTGGTTAGACTGAAGCTGCGTATGGGCACTTGAACAGTTGTATTGCCGCGGGCGCATAGAAGCCCGTTTCGAGTAATTAAGGATTTTATCTGTAAATGTAGGGTCGAACCAGCCCAGTTCAGCTACAGGGGAAAACTTAGCAGGAAATGTACTGAAGAGCTGGCTTGTTTGCTGCCTGACTCTCTCTTAACTACCGTGTGTCAAGCATGTTCTATCTAACACATTCAGGAAACTTAATCTATGTATCCACATAATCTCTTTTCAACCGAGGGATTTTGTTGGGAATATGGAGGGAAATCTGGACTGTGATTTCAGTTTCTTCACCCACCATCTTTCTTTCTTACATCTTCTAGTGTCTCACATTGCTAGTAACAAATGTTTATCTTCTTACAATCCTCCATTCGGCAAGCATGATTGAGCAGGATTGATCTAGTCGCGCATCGGCATTGGGGATTCATCATAGTATTGTGAGCATAGTGCCCTTCTCTGTAACAGTAGTGTGCCTAGCCGCACAGTGTGCAGAAACCCACTCCCACACAAAGCAAACCTTCACAAGCAACTTCATGGGGAAACAAATCTTCAAAGGAAAGCGCTTAGGCCCGTTGCCCGCATCGTCCTCTGCGATTGTCAATCCATACTGTATTGACTCATGTTTTCGAGACGAAGCTTCGTGCATAGGATGGAGGCACAGGTGATATGGGTGGAAAGTGCGGGTGTTGAAGGCTGACGATATCAACTGGACACTAGCCGCTTGAGGTGGCTGGTGGGGGAGATCAAACTTTTTGAAGATACAAAGCATGTTCAAAAATTCTTGTTTTTTTTACAGACACACATCCATTCTTGTTGTACAACCTCAAAAAATTTCAGCTCCTAATTCGATCTACACTTTGAGAACAAAGAAGACAAAATCAGATGTGAATAGTACCAAATATTGTTCACCCAACGCTAACGCTATTCATTGCTGAATTTGTCTCTCTAACTGCATATCTAGTTTTTTCTGGAGTTGTAGACACACCCCGCAGGTATTAtgtcaaaaaaattcagatttttttgactTTTCTAAATATGAAATTTCGAGGTTGATTCTACGATCTCACCTAAATAGTCCCCCCCCCCTAGGTGGCTGAGACGAAGACATATTGGAGAACGTGAGGTAGTTCCGTAATCcaacttttttttttgaatttgaattcgttccATACTCAAACTTTTTTTTAAAGAATTTGAATTCGTTCCGTACTCCCCCGCAAAAAGAAGAATTTGTTCCGTACTAATTTTTTTTTTATGAATTTGAATTCGTTGCGTACTCAAACTGACCAAGAAAGAAACTCAAAAGGCAGAGGTCGAAGCGGATTACGAATCCAGCCCGTGCACGAGCCGGCCGGGTCGGCCGGAGAGCCCAGTATAAATAAACGGGACCCCCAAGCCCAAAGCTTCATCATCAAACTCACCTGCGATCGAAACCCCAGCCCGACCCGAGACCTCGACGCGAGAACTCGACCGAAACCCTAGATCAGATcagagccggagcggcggcggccatggcgatcaTCTCCGAGGACATCATGCAAGAGGACGAGACCTCACCGCAGCCTCAGCAGCAGCAGGCGGCGGCCGCCGCCCAGAAGGACAACAGCAGCACggaggcggagaagaaggagaCGGAGGAGGAGAGCAAGGGGAGGCAGCCGAACTCCGGCAACGGCCTCGACCTGGACAAGTACTCGTGGGCGCAGCAGCTGCCGGAGGTGAACCTCACCGTCCCCGTCCCCGAGGGGACCAAGGGCCGGTCCGTCGTCTGCGAGATCAAGAAGGACCGCCTCAAGGTCGGGCTCAAGGGCCAGCCCCCCATCATCGACGGCGAGCTGCACAAGCCCGTCAAGGTCGAGGACTGCTTCTGGAGCATCGAGGACGGGAGGTCGCTGTCTATACTGCTGACCAAGCGTAACCGGAGCGAGTGGTGGAAAACCCTGATCAAGGGCGATCCGGAGATCGACACCCAGCGCGCCGAGCCGGAGAGCAGCAAGCTCTCGGACCTGGACCCCGAGACGAGGCAGACCGTGGAGAAGATGATGTTCGACCAGCGCCAGAAGCAGATGGGCCTGCCCACCAGCGACGAGATGCAGAACCAGGACATGCTCAAGAAGCTCAAGTCCCAGTACCCGGACATGGACTTCTCCGGGATGAAGATGCCTTCGTAGATTGTCCCTTGGAGGATCCAAGGCGATGAATTCAGAAGATTTTAGATGGAGAAATTGCTTCTGCTAGCTTAATTAGTACTCGTACTTTGCTATTTTCAGTGTCTTGTGGTTTAGTGTTTTTTTTAGGGTccgaataactgccacacgtgtggcgtcGATAGGAACCCGCCCGCACGCCTCGTGCGGCATAGACGGGGATCGGCCCGCACGACCACGTCCGAGCGCACAAAAGCACGgcccgcacgtccggtgtgtggcaaccCCGCCCGCACTGCCCCGTCCGGGCCAGAAGACCGGCTGCCCGCACGACCCAGCCGATCCACGCCTCCGATCCATCCCCTCTCTCGTACGCCGCCATCGTCCCCCACCTCTCGAACCCCGACATCCGTCGCCGGCCAtccctggttgccatggcaaccagggcAGATCCGTAGGGCGCTCCGACCCCAAACCACACCCTAACCCTTCCCATCCCCAGCCGCCCACTCCAATCCAGCCCTCCAGACACGATCAAATAAAACCAGGTGAAAATTCTCGATCTTGACCTTCCCTCTCATCCTTAAGGCTGAAAATCTCCCGATCTTGTACTGGGTCCATACTATAGGGGTAGAACACTGCATGGTTCGGTGTATATTCGCAATTGCCAGGCAGAATAcaccagatctgccatgtactacgttTGAGGTTAACTTAGGTGCCTAGTTTAGGCACTTAAGTAGTTGGGTATGAAATGGATGAGTAGGAATCCCTAAAAAAGGGCAGGAAGGACGATTTTTTGAATGAAGAGGGTGGGAAAAAATAATTGCCACTTGTGTGTAACGACAGTTGCCGCTTGTGTATGATGACAATTGCCACCTATTTTGACCTGTTGCTTGCCATCCCTATCTTCCATGTGcaagcagcagaagaatacaattcTTGTGGATTATTGATGCCTTTTTGATCATCCAGTGATTGAGAACATGTCGGAAAAGAATCGAGACGCGGAAAGGATGAATCGCGAAGGTGGTGCTGATgcttggggttctcaaaggccagaaacaccgccttgggatgcagcagagtatagtcaactcatctctgcagggccgttgctgccactactagatcAGTATGCAGGCGTAGGTATGATGCGTGGTAACAAAAAGAAGAGAGCAGTTGCCAACTTCgcaacgatgaagatgacattctacttatgtcctacactcccatttttttgcaggttcttatgaccaaaacactctCAGGGGGGCCCCATGGCAAGTTCAGTCGCAAGGCGCTAACACTGACATATTTACGGGCAACCAACCTCAACTAGCTATTATGGCTAATCAAGGTAATGCAAAACCAAAAAAAAACACATACTGCTGTGGACGTGAAAAATGGACATGCAAAAAAACTGGCAAGAGGACTCACGAGTTATCACGGGTGAAAATGCAGGgccttcatgcagcacgtggcatcagccagcacccatgtacctgccatcgacgtcatacacaggtcagtccataaaaaaagtgaagttgcggatgTTCAATTAGCAGAAGGGGCATAGTTGGCAGCTCCAAATTGCCATGACTGGACTTCTACAATTGCCATGAATTTAAAACTACATTTGCCATCCCTGGACAACTGTTGTTGCCATCAGTGGACACTTGCAGTTGCCATGGagaaacaactgcagttgccatgccagagcaactacagttgccatgtcatcgcaactgcagttgccatggaggaacaactgcggttgccatgccgatgcaactatagttgccatgccAGTAAAACTGCAGTTGCCACATCAGGGGCGACTGCAGTTGCCGTGCTAGCACAAACTGCAAATTGCCATGAATTGACCAACCACTACTATGCTTACAGCGTATTACGCTGGTGGTGACACGGCAAACGTcccgtggaaagcttcacaaattgcaggtggagcacgacattttggtgtcacagaccacacaagatggccaaatgcagcacaacaaggtaaggAAAAAAATTGAACCACAAAAAACATCACTACATTTGTTGTTTGTAGTTTTTTGTAGGcaaaacaatagttgccatgtttgttgaacagtACCTGCCATGACTGGACAGCTACAGCTGCCACACATGTCCACACGCAGTCTCACGGCTTGCTGTTTGAAAAAATGTCGTGCCAAATCAATCGAAGATGGTGTGATCCGTTGTGATACACATCTTATTCAACCAAAAAATCTTACTCTCGTGCTTGTTTTTTCTATTACAGAACCTACAACTACAGTGAACAGCGGTgcggggacatctactgcggggagctctgagtgcacggaagacgcgttccaccagccagcagactgtcatgccgcaaacaatttcgagtcagagtcgggaatggcaatcattccagcaatgccgacgagcacccctttgaacacaagcactagCAACACTCGAGTAGATGGaactgccgccgatactgaagcgaatgatgaaactgacgacgacgcacaagaggatgaagatggtgggcaatccGAGATCGTGGTACCTCAGCCACCATACATTGGGCAGAGATTTGGATCGTTCGCAGAAGCAAAGGAATACTACCAGTCATACGCAAAGTTCCAtggatttgcggtcaacaccgagtaccataggaaaattaagaaaactaatgagtacagcagaggtgagatgaggtgccacaaggcacggaggaacaagaaggggaaaggtgttgcgcctgtcgttccggaacgaaagagaggcatcattctcaagacggggtgccctgtccggtgtaagctaaacgtagatggagcAACATGGGTGGTCAATGAGTATTTTGACGAGAacaaccacaaactcataaagaagttcgacctggtgaAATTTTTGACCGCCCACAGAGGGTTCACCCCCGTCGAAAGGAaattcgtaaagctgctacatgattgtaacgtcggtccatcaagaatggtgcagatactatctctcatccacagcaaaaaggggactctgagtagcatgccgtacataccagctgacgtcacaaacctacaggccaagtaccgtagagagagcaagttggcagACATAGAGGCCACAATAGCCTACTTTGATGCGAAAGcaaaggaagatccagatttcttctacaggataaggttggacgatgaggaccgtgtcaggaacatgtattgggtggatggtgctgcaaggagagcctacaaacatttccgagattgcatttcattcgacgcgacgtacctcaccaatatgtacaagatgccatgcgctccgttcataggaataaataaccacaatcagtcgttgcagttcggaTGCGGCCTCGTCCGGAACAAAGACACAGATGGGtacgtttggctgttcaagaccttcttggagtgcatggatggacttgctccgatgaacataataatggaccaagatttcagcatgcgtgcaggcatagaggaggtctttccgttggcagtgcacaggcactgcaggtggcatattataaagaaggctgaggagacgctaggaccgttctttgccgaccgtccagagctgcacaaggcattcgagctgtgcgtggaccacagcttgacggtggaggagtttgaaaggagctggatggccatgactGAAACACATCAAGTCCAGGACAACGAGACTCTTGttagcctgtgggagaagcgaatgtactgggtgccggcctacttcatgcagtgcttcttcccctttctgcagactacgcagcgcagcgaggggttcaatgctgttttaaAGCGGTACgtcagccctggcaactcattgctacagtttgccaagcagtacatagctttgcaacaaaaaattctgggatctgagctacagcaagaagcgaccacagccctaaagcagccaaaattgctaacgtatttaccgatggagaggcaaatgagcaagatatacaccaacaagatctttaacaagtaagtcagttgcatTACGGTCTTATTTGCATAAAAAGCACCAAGTCAGTAGGGGCCTTATagagtgcaatgcagttgccatgacatgcagctgccatgtttaatgaaatactgtttgccatgcttactcagatgcagttgccatgttaaaatgaaaattttgttttggcatACTTGCTCGGGTGCATTTCCCTTGTTGAatgaagtgcagttgccatgttttatgcgCTGTGCTTCCATtggagcatgttggcatgcaaatgccaatgtcaaaaaatgctaaaaaaatgttatattggcgacacatatgctgaaatgcagttgccatgtttaatgaaatgcaTCTGCCCTTTTTTTGAAATGCAATTGACATGTTTACTCAGTTGTAGATGCCATGTTTAATaaaaaatgcagttgccatgttttatgcaatgtGCTTCCATTGGGGAATGTTGGTGTGGAAATGACGATATCCAGTTGAAAATGTACTGCAATTGCCATGTCTGTTGTACTGCAATTGCCATGTATGTTGTAATGCATTTGCCATATGTAgtgtactgcatttgccatgttcaacgtaatatatttgccatgttcaatgaactatgtttgccatgttcaaaCAAAATGTATTTCTATTTCCATGACAACATAAGGGTGTACAAGAAAAAGATCGCACGAAAgtttaacagaaaacacacaaaacttgcagattccaggaagaaataaagcgtgccagcatgttcacggctttccgggtggacgaacatacgttcaaggtgtgttctattttgggcatgtcagattcagaacTTGAAGACgcggacaaaggaaggaactacttcgtcagagcctcgataggcgaaggcgagtactactgccaatgctgcaaattcgaacgggacggcattgtgtgctgtcacatactaaaagtcatggacatgaacgctgtgacacgcatgccccgccatttcataaggaggcgatggacttgggacgctgacggcgcgttggcgccg contains:
- the LOC119278770 gene encoding protein BOBBER 1-like yields the protein MAIISEDIMQEDETSPQPQQQQAAAAAQKDNSSTEAEKKETEEESKGRQPNSGNGLDLDKYSWAQQLPEVNLTVPVPEGTKGRSVVCEIKKDRLKVGLKGQPPIIDGELHKPVKVEDCFWSIEDGRSLSILLTKRNRSEWWKTLIKGDPEIDTQRAEPESSKLSDLDPETRQTVEKMMFDQRQKQMGLPTSDEMQNQDMLKKLKSQYPDMDFSGMKMPS